Proteins from a single region of Butyrivibrio fibrisolvens:
- a CDS encoding sugar phosphate isomerase/epimerase, whose product MKLSISNIAWTAENDEVVYKMMKDKGFSGLEIAPTRIFPDNPYDHAIEARKWAEKLFEDQEFKVSSMQSIWYGRQEKLFGSEEERDALINYTKKAIDFAKEIGCGNLVFGCPRNRNLPEGADDQVAIDFFKEIGDYAADKGTVVAMEANPPIYNTNYINDTSAALVLIEKVDSKGFKLNLDMGTMIENGEDVSVLNGKESLINHVHVSEPGLKVIEKRELHKKLFDKLRECGYDRYISIEVSRQESIETLEEMMNYVKAIFG is encoded by the coding sequence ATGAAGTTATCTATATCTAATATTGCATGGACAGCTGAGAATGATGAAGTTGTTTATAAAATGATGAAAGACAAGGGCTTTTCAGGACTTGAAATTGCACCGACAAGAATATTTCCAGATAATCCATATGATCATGCTATAGAGGCTAGGAAGTGGGCAGAAAAGCTCTTTGAAGATCAGGAATTCAAAGTATCTTCCATGCAGTCAATTTGGTATGGCAGGCAGGAAAAACTGTTTGGTTCAGAAGAAGAGAGAGATGCTCTAATAAACTATACAAAGAAAGCAATTGATTTTGCTAAAGAGATTGGATGTGGAAATCTTGTTTTTGGATGCCCTCGTAATAGAAATCTCCCAGAGGGAGCAGATGATCAGGTAGCAATTGACTTTTTTAAAGAGATTGGTGATTATGCTGCTGATAAGGGAACGGTTGTAGCTATGGAGGCTAATCCGCCTATTTATAACACGAACTATATAAATGATACGTCTGCTGCATTAGTTCTTATAGAGAAGGTTGATTCTAAGGGATTTAAACTTAACCTTGATATGGGCACTATGATTGAAAATGGAGAAGATGTATCTGTTTTGAATGGTAAGGAAAGCCTTATTAATCATGTCCATGTAAGTGAGCCCGGTCTTAAAGTTATAGAGAAGCGGGAACTTCATAAGAAGTTATTTGACAAGCTTAGAGAATGTGGATATGACAGATATATTTCTATTGAGGTCTCAAGACAAGAATCCATAGAAACATTAGAAGAGATGATGAATTACGTTAAGGCCATCTTTGGATGA